In a genomic window of Melopsittacus undulatus isolate bMelUnd1 chromosome 1, bMelUnd1.mat.Z, whole genome shotgun sequence:
- the AKAIN1 gene encoding A-kinase anchor protein inhibitor 1, translating into MVFAPGEKPGTEQDEVKLQNASKQIVQTAILRAVQQVSQESQQKEKRRNSSTSLQLERGKLAKKHEKK; encoded by the coding sequence GTGAGAAGCCAGGGACAGAGCAAGATGAAGTTAAGCTGCAGAACGCCAGCAAGCAGATTGTGCAAACTGCTATCCTCCGAGCAGTGCAGCAAGTTTCCCAGGAGAGCCaacaaaaggagaagagaagaaacagcagtACAAGCCTCCAGctagaaagaggaaaattagcCAAGAAGCATGAAAAGAAGTAA